From a region of the Aeoliella mucimassa genome:
- a CDS encoding PSD1 and planctomycete cytochrome C domain-containing protein: protein MVPRPLQNLSQSHCLRTAALAVSLFGLAQVQAEEPVSFNEHIRPILAEHCVACHGGVKQASGVSFIYRDKALAEGESGMRSIVPGNVEESYLVDRIADPDPVYRMPPAEHGPALSAEEIELVKQWIREGAQWQEHWAFVAPERQQSPSVEQPQWVRMPLDAFVLADLEQTSLAPAEEASRSEWLRRVTFDLTGLPPTAEERKAFLSDSRPDAYERVVDRLLASPRYGERWAAMWLDLVRYSDTMGYEKDPHRDIWPYRDWLIRVLNDDLPYDQFIVKQLAGDLLPEATLGDRLATAMHRNTQTNTEGGTDDEEFRTMAVLDRVSTTWQVFAGLTFGCAQCHSHPYDPIENQEFYEFVAVMNNTRDADLDNETPRLAVPTDREQWAKANELDRQIRSSRMAIHQQFASLATDAENWQYLQFQNAESTGETKVEVIAASEDQPAEFVTRGTVTTGSMMTFDLAVPVSDQPITALRVDSLPSDVAKAIKDPETGFVVTRFRATIENPTTGESSSVSFQLAICDEPLPALDPAESLNDNNNGWGVEPRIYKPRWAVFVPREPFVVPEGSVLRVVLKHNRSLTGLIALVTNRGRFAVSTNPAWQQQLASPEYNQQASDLAQASRERQQIASVLVPVIEERLPAEQRPTYTFVRGNWLDRGDRVSPGVPAVFPPLDSEQPVDRLAVAHWLASTEHPLTARVMVNRLWQQLFGLGIVETVGDFGTSGLRPTHPELLDDLAVRFETDMQWSTKQLLREMVLSATYRQASQASESLAQQDPHNALLARGPRLRLTAEMVRDQALLLSGRMSDKMYGPSVMPPQPDGVWRSVYSGARWVTSEGDDRYRRAVYTYWKRTSPYPSMMMFDAPSREVCSVQRIPTNTPLQPLVTMNDPVFVECAQGFAERMSQQAAGSVPQQIAWGIEQATGEPATDAVVEVLLKLFEDSLEQYHADDEAHQALAPTAEAYARVIVASVILNLDDVITR, encoded by the coding sequence ATGGTTCCACGTCCTCTCCAAAATCTGTCGCAGTCGCATTGCTTGCGGACCGCGGCACTGGCAGTCTCGCTGTTCGGCTTGGCTCAAGTTCAAGCCGAAGAGCCTGTTTCGTTCAACGAACATATCCGCCCGATCCTGGCCGAACACTGCGTCGCTTGCCATGGCGGGGTGAAGCAAGCCAGCGGCGTCTCGTTCATCTACCGCGACAAAGCCCTCGCCGAGGGGGAGTCGGGCATGCGATCGATCGTGCCTGGTAACGTGGAAGAGAGCTACCTGGTCGACCGCATTGCCGATCCCGACCCCGTTTACCGGATGCCGCCAGCCGAGCATGGCCCTGCACTTAGTGCGGAGGAGATCGAGCTGGTCAAACAGTGGATTCGCGAAGGTGCCCAATGGCAAGAGCACTGGGCCTTCGTAGCCCCCGAGCGGCAGCAGTCGCCGAGTGTCGAACAACCGCAGTGGGTGCGGATGCCGCTGGATGCCTTTGTGCTGGCCGATCTTGAGCAAACGTCGCTAGCCCCTGCAGAAGAGGCGAGTCGTAGCGAATGGCTTCGCCGCGTGACGTTCGATCTTACGGGACTCCCCCCGACCGCCGAAGAACGTAAGGCATTCCTCAGCGACTCGCGGCCTGATGCCTATGAGCGGGTGGTCGACCGACTGCTGGCATCTCCCCGGTACGGCGAACGCTGGGCAGCCATGTGGCTCGATCTGGTGCGATACTCCGATACGATGGGGTACGAAAAAGACCCTCATCGCGACATCTGGCCGTATCGCGATTGGCTGATTCGCGTTCTCAACGACGACCTGCCCTACGATCAATTTATCGTAAAGCAACTGGCGGGCGATCTGCTGCCGGAAGCCACGCTGGGCGACCGGTTGGCCACCGCCATGCATCGCAATACGCAGACCAACACCGAAGGTGGCACCGACGACGAGGAGTTCCGCACCATGGCGGTGCTCGACCGGGTGAGTACCACCTGGCAGGTGTTCGCCGGCCTGACTTTTGGATGCGCTCAGTGCCATTCGCATCCGTACGATCCGATCGAGAACCAGGAGTTCTACGAGTTCGTCGCGGTGATGAACAACACTCGGGATGCGGATCTCGACAACGAAACCCCACGCTTGGCGGTGCCGACCGACCGTGAGCAGTGGGCGAAAGCCAACGAGCTGGACCGCCAGATTCGCAGTAGCCGCATGGCCATCCACCAGCAATTCGCTTCTCTTGCGACCGACGCCGAAAACTGGCAATACCTGCAGTTCCAAAACGCCGAGTCGACCGGCGAGACCAAAGTGGAAGTCATCGCGGCCAGCGAAGACCAGCCCGCGGAGTTTGTGACGCGTGGGACCGTAACCACGGGATCGATGATGACGTTCGACTTGGCGGTGCCAGTGAGCGACCAGCCGATCACCGCGCTGCGAGTCGACTCGTTGCCGTCCGACGTGGCCAAGGCCATCAAAGACCCAGAGACCGGTTTTGTTGTTACCCGTTTCAGAGCGACGATCGAGAACCCCACGACCGGCGAGAGCTCTTCGGTGTCGTTCCAGTTGGCGATTTGCGATGAGCCGTTGCCAGCGCTCGATCCAGCCGAGAGTCTCAACGACAACAACAACGGCTGGGGAGTCGAGCCCCGCATCTACAAGCCACGCTGGGCGGTGTTTGTTCCCAGGGAGCCTTTTGTGGTGCCCGAAGGAAGCGTGCTCCGCGTGGTGCTCAAGCATAACCGCTCCCTCACCGGGTTGATTGCGTTGGTCACCAACCGTGGCCGTTTTGCGGTGTCGACCAACCCCGCCTGGCAGCAGCAACTCGCCTCGCCGGAGTACAACCAGCAGGCCAGTGATCTGGCTCAGGCGAGCCGGGAGCGTCAGCAGATCGCTAGTGTGTTGGTGCCGGTGATCGAAGAGCGACTGCCTGCCGAGCAACGGCCGACCTACACGTTTGTCCGCGGAAACTGGCTCGACCGCGGCGACCGCGTGTCGCCTGGCGTGCCGGCGGTGTTTCCTCCGCTCGATTCCGAGCAGCCGGTCGATCGCCTGGCCGTTGCCCACTGGTTGGCCTCCACTGAGCATCCACTCACCGCCCGGGTGATGGTGAATCGTCTCTGGCAACAGCTCTTCGGGCTCGGCATCGTCGAGACGGTTGGCGACTTCGGCACCAGCGGACTCCGCCCCACGCATCCCGAGTTGCTCGACGACCTGGCAGTGCGATTCGAGACCGACATGCAGTGGAGCACTAAGCAGTTGCTTCGCGAGATGGTGCTGTCGGCCACCTATCGTCAGGCGTCGCAGGCGTCGGAGTCGCTCGCCCAGCAAGATCCCCACAATGCCCTCTTGGCACGTGGTCCGCGGTTGCGACTCACGGCCGAAATGGTTCGCGACCAGGCCTTGCTGCTGTCGGGCAGGATGAGCGACAAAATGTACGGCCCGTCGGTCATGCCCCCGCAGCCCGACGGCGTCTGGCGTTCGGTTTACTCCGGTGCCCGCTGGGTGACCTCCGAAGGCGACGACCGTTACCGCCGGGCGGTCTACACCTACTGGAAGCGGACGAGCCCGTACCCGTCGATGATGATGTTCGACGCGCCGAGCCGCGAAGTCTGCTCGGTGCAGCGGATCCCGACCAACACTCCGCTGCAGCCGCTGGTGACAATGAACGACCCCGTGTTTGTCGAGTGCGCTCAAGGATTCGCCGAGCGGATGAGTCAGCAAGCCGCCGGGTCGGTGCCGCAGCAGATTGCCTGGGGGATAGAACAAGCCACCGGCGAGCCGGCCACCGACGCAGTCGTCGAGGTGCTCCTGAAGTTGTTTGAAGACTCCCTGGAGCAATACCATGCCGACGACGAAGCCCATCAGGCCCTCGCCCCCACGGCCGAAGCCTACGCCCGGGTGATTGTTGCCAGCGTTATTTTGAACTTGGACGACGTCATCACTCGTTAG
- a CDS encoding DUF1501 domain-containing protein encodes MNLFQHYHQAQLQLQTRRHFLRDAAAGVGALWLGMQSAGASSGGPIARDPAHPLAPRKPPFEAKAKRVIFLHMAGAPSQLELFSHKPELERLNGQDCPQEFLEGKRFAFIRGVPQLLGSYYPFHQAGESGQWISDRLPHFEQVIDKVTFIHSMTSDQFNHAPAQLLLHTGNQNLGYASMGSWLGYGLGSENQNLPGFVVLISGGRVPSAGKSAWGAGFLPSVYQGVQCRSEGDPVLFLSNPPGIDRKLRDRMLQAINQVNQQTYEEFGDPETLTRISQYEMAANMQLTASEAMDLADEPDHIHALYGTQPGRESFANNCVLARRLVERGVRFVQLFDWGWDAHGASESEALNSGFKNKCHQVDQPVAALLTDLEQRGLLDDTLVVFAGEFGRTPMRENRGGRTMQFVGRDHHPAAFSIWLAGGGVQRGMAYGETDPIGYEVTKDPVQFRDLHATMLHLMGFDHKQLVFPHQGLDQKLTGVKPARVVREIIA; translated from the coding sequence ATGAATCTATTTCAGCATTACCATCAAGCCCAGCTCCAGTTGCAGACTCGGCGGCATTTCCTTCGTGATGCCGCTGCTGGGGTGGGTGCGCTCTGGCTCGGGATGCAGTCGGCCGGCGCGTCGTCGGGCGGCCCCATCGCACGCGACCCCGCCCATCCGCTGGCACCGCGGAAACCTCCCTTCGAGGCCAAGGCCAAGCGGGTGATCTTTCTGCACATGGCCGGCGCGCCGAGCCAGTTGGAGCTGTTCTCGCACAAGCCGGAGCTAGAGCGACTGAACGGACAAGACTGCCCGCAGGAGTTCCTGGAGGGGAAGCGTTTTGCGTTCATTCGTGGGGTTCCTCAGCTGTTGGGGTCCTATTACCCGTTCCATCAAGCAGGTGAGTCGGGGCAGTGGATTTCGGACCGGTTACCGCACTTCGAGCAGGTGATCGACAAAGTGACGTTCATCCACTCGATGACTTCCGACCAGTTCAATCATGCTCCCGCACAGCTGCTGCTGCACACCGGCAACCAAAACCTTGGCTACGCGTCGATGGGCTCCTGGCTTGGGTATGGACTCGGGAGCGAGAATCAAAACCTGCCTGGCTTCGTGGTGCTCATCTCAGGCGGGCGGGTGCCGAGTGCTGGCAAGAGCGCCTGGGGGGCGGGGTTCCTGCCGTCGGTGTATCAGGGAGTGCAGTGTCGCAGCGAGGGAGATCCCGTGCTGTTCCTGTCGAATCCTCCCGGCATCGACCGCAAGCTCCGCGACCGCATGCTGCAAGCGATCAACCAGGTGAATCAGCAAACCTACGAGGAGTTCGGCGACCCCGAAACGCTCACGAGAATTAGCCAGTACGAAATGGCCGCCAACATGCAGCTCACCGCCAGCGAGGCGATGGATCTGGCCGACGAGCCCGACCATATCCACGCACTCTACGGCACCCAGCCCGGACGCGAGAGCTTCGCAAACAACTGCGTGCTCGCCCGCCGGTTGGTCGAACGCGGCGTTCGCTTCGTGCAGCTGTTCGACTGGGGGTGGGATGCACATGGTGCCTCGGAAAGCGAAGCCCTAAACTCCGGCTTCAAAAACAAATGCCATCAAGTCGACCAGCCGGTCGCCGCGTTGCTGACCGACCTCGAACAGCGCGGGCTGCTCGACGATACGCTCGTTGTGTTTGCCGGCGAGTTCGGTCGTACCCCGATGCGTGAGAACCGTGGTGGTCGCACCATGCAGTTCGTTGGTCGCGATCACCATCCAGCGGCGTTTAGCATCTGGCTCGCCGGCGGCGGCGTGCAGCGCGGTATGGCGTACGGCGAGACCGACCCCATCGGCTACGAGGTCACCAAGGACCCCGTGCAGTTCCGCGATCTTCACGCGACCATGCTCCACCTGATGGGCTTCGACCACAAGCAACTGGTCTTCCCGCATCAGGGACTCGACCAAAAGCTCACCGGAGTGAAGCCCGCCCGGGTGGTTCGCGAGATCATCGCTTAG
- a CDS encoding DUF3253 domain-containing protein, translated as MHPNLEHCLRLLINKRGASKSVCPSEVARAIDPVDWRDHMDDIRQLAAEMSVAGELVVTQRGQVVDPLSAKGPIRLRLPSE; from the coding sequence ATGCATCCAAATCTGGAACACTGCTTGCGGCTGCTAATCAACAAGCGAGGGGCGTCGAAATCGGTCTGCCCATCGGAGGTCGCCCGGGCGATTGATCCGGTCGACTGGCGCGACCACATGGACGACATCCGGCAACTGGCCGCCGAGATGAGCGTCGCCGGCGAGTTGGTCGTCACCCAGCGCGGGCAGGTCGTCGACCCGCTATCGGCCAAGGGTCCCATCCGGTTGCGGTTACCAAGCGAATAA
- a CDS encoding Lhr family helicase — translation MMSDTNNSAPGLASFHSITQQWFAQSFAAPTRAQQLAWPPIAEGRSTLLLAPTGSGKTLAAFLAAIDKIMFAAREASLPAKGKRKQKSKVRVLYISPLKALGVDVDRNLRSPIAGLRAVAEREQVEYHLPTVAVRSGDTPSAERARINREPPEILITTPESLYLMLTSKAREVLAEVETVIIDEIHVMVAGKRGAHLFVTLERLERLRRQANAEAAPLQRIGLSATQRPLEEIARLLGGAEATADPDRPARPRPVEIVDASEPKQFDLRVEVPVEDMARLGSENNTPAIPTGDASRVSNPPAIPSGSAAGPAIPSIWPAIHPRLVRLIREHRSTMIFVNSRRLAERLASAINELAEEEIALAHHGSVAKDKRADIEDRLKRGALPAIVATSSLELGIDMGAVDLVIQIEAPPSIASGMQRIGRAGHQTGATSKGILFPKYRGDLVAAAGATGRMLVGHVEETYYPRNPLDIVAQQIVAIVAMESLAVDDLYAMLRGAAPLADLPRSSFEGVLDLLAGRYPSDEFAELRPRIHWDRIAGTVDKRKSSQRIAVLNAGTIPDRGLYGVFLASDNENTGSRVGELDEEMVFETNPGDVFLLGASSWRVIEITRDRVIVVPAPGEPGRMPFWRGEGPGRPLEFGRAIGKLSRELTRMDEEEALALLQEHHALDRRAAVNLLRYLADQMEVTAEVPSDRMIVIESFLDEIGDWRVVVLSPFGARVHAPWAMAVAARLRGEGIEEVDYMWSDDGIVFRLPESDSPPPADWFVPTSDQVEDEVARQVGSTALFAARFRENAARSLLLPRRHPKRRMPLWQQRRRAADLLSVAAQYPAFPLLLETYREVLRDVFDLPGLVTLLRQVERREITVHSVVSHQASPFAGSLLFTYTGNFVYEGDVPLAERRAQALTLDHAQLRELLGTADLRELFDVEVIAELDRELQQLTRPVIRHPDDVHDLLLRLGPLPLEELQLRTDPEQASLLSEWITELSQARRVIEVRVAGTPQLAAAEDAGRLRDALGVNLPVGLPAAFLESASDPLGDLVSRHARTHGPFTAAAVAQRFGLGEAPILGVLNKLADRGRLVEGEFLPGGRGREWCDAEVLRTLKRRSLAKLRKQVEAVPSETLGRFLPSWHGLEAPRRGLDGLLDAIEILQGAPLPASTLESEILPARVLDYTPGDLDELCLAGEVVWRGFDALGSTDGRIALYLADRLPLLAPMVTETEELSNDPLVAQVRTLLAERGAIFFDELCRATAAFPPDLLSALWQLVWAGELTNDTLAPVRSLSRGRSGNSRQSSSRRRGRTFRSRRAARLPGSEGRWSLLPLSTEGSPSATERTVALAEQLVARHGVLTKNAVARESVPGGFAAIYPVLKQMEEAGKVRRGYFVAGLGGAQFAAPGADDSVRRWAKTDHDTQDDRAIMLAATDPANPYGAALPWPARDEATGRASRTAGASVLLYRGRLVGFISAGRSQLNTYLPDDPVDRAATLDAIAQALVAAAADSTPILLSKIDEHPVAASELAPALKSAGFESTSRGMLYRDTPKTNLPRRYR, via the coding sequence ATGATGTCGGATACCAATAATTCGGCTCCCGGGCTTGCGAGCTTTCACTCGATCACTCAGCAGTGGTTTGCCCAATCGTTTGCCGCCCCGACGCGAGCGCAACAACTTGCCTGGCCGCCGATTGCGGAGGGTCGCAGCACGCTGCTGCTCGCTCCGACTGGCTCGGGCAAGACGCTGGCCGCGTTCCTGGCGGCGATCGACAAGATCATGTTCGCCGCGCGCGAGGCGAGCCTGCCAGCCAAAGGCAAACGCAAGCAGAAGTCGAAAGTTCGCGTGCTGTACATCTCGCCGCTCAAGGCGTTGGGGGTCGATGTCGATCGCAACCTGCGGTCGCCGATTGCCGGCCTGCGGGCGGTCGCCGAGCGGGAGCAGGTGGAGTACCACTTGCCGACAGTCGCGGTCCGCAGCGGCGACACTCCGTCGGCCGAGCGGGCGCGGATCAATCGCGAACCGCCAGAGATACTGATTACCACGCCCGAGTCGCTGTACCTGATGCTCACCTCGAAAGCGAGAGAGGTGCTCGCTGAAGTCGAAACGGTGATCATCGACGAGATCCACGTGATGGTCGCCGGCAAACGAGGGGCTCACCTGTTTGTGACGCTTGAGCGACTCGAACGATTGCGCCGCCAGGCGAACGCCGAAGCCGCTCCGCTGCAACGCATCGGGCTGAGCGCCACGCAGCGCCCGCTGGAAGAAATCGCCCGCTTGCTGGGGGGTGCAGAGGCAACCGCCGATCCGGATCGCCCCGCACGACCGCGGCCGGTCGAGATTGTCGACGCCAGCGAACCGAAGCAATTCGATTTGCGGGTCGAAGTGCCGGTGGAGGACATGGCCCGCCTCGGTTCCGAGAATAACACGCCCGCAATTCCCACGGGCGACGCGAGTCGCGTCAGCAACCCGCCAGCCATTCCGAGTGGCTCAGCCGCCGGGCCGGCGATACCTTCAATCTGGCCGGCGATCCATCCGCGGTTGGTGCGATTGATCCGCGAGCATCGCTCGACGATGATCTTCGTCAACAGCCGACGCCTGGCTGAGCGATTGGCTTCGGCGATCAACGAATTGGCCGAGGAAGAAATCGCTCTCGCGCATCATGGTTCGGTCGCAAAAGATAAACGAGCCGACATTGAAGATCGACTGAAGCGCGGCGCACTGCCAGCGATCGTCGCTACGAGTTCGCTGGAACTGGGCATCGACATGGGTGCGGTCGACCTGGTGATTCAGATCGAGGCTCCCCCTTCCATCGCCTCGGGCATGCAGCGCATCGGTCGCGCGGGGCATCAAACCGGGGCGACGAGCAAAGGCATTCTATTCCCCAAGTACCGAGGCGACCTGGTAGCCGCGGCGGGAGCCACCGGGCGAATGCTGGTGGGCCATGTGGAGGAGACCTATTACCCGCGTAATCCGCTGGACATCGTCGCCCAACAAATCGTCGCCATCGTGGCGATGGAATCGCTTGCGGTCGACGACTTGTATGCGATGCTCCGCGGCGCGGCCCCGCTAGCCGACTTGCCGCGATCGAGCTTCGAAGGGGTGCTCGACCTACTGGCTGGTCGGTATCCGTCGGACGAGTTCGCCGAACTTCGCCCACGAATCCACTGGGATCGCATCGCAGGGACGGTCGATAAACGCAAGAGTTCCCAACGCATCGCGGTACTGAACGCGGGCACGATTCCCGACCGTGGCTTGTACGGCGTGTTTCTCGCTTCCGATAACGAGAACACTGGCAGCCGAGTCGGCGAACTCGATGAAGAGATGGTGTTCGAAACCAACCCTGGCGACGTGTTCTTACTGGGGGCTTCGAGCTGGCGGGTGATCGAGATTACCCGCGACCGAGTGATCGTGGTCCCCGCGCCTGGCGAGCCTGGGCGGATGCCGTTTTGGCGGGGCGAAGGTCCTGGGCGGCCTCTCGAGTTTGGTCGGGCCATTGGCAAACTATCGCGGGAACTCACTCGCATGGACGAGGAGGAAGCCCTCGCGTTGCTGCAAGAGCATCACGCGCTCGATCGCCGCGCGGCGGTGAACCTGCTGCGTTACCTGGCTGACCAGATGGAGGTCACGGCCGAGGTGCCGAGCGATCGGATGATCGTGATCGAGTCGTTTCTCGACGAGATCGGCGACTGGCGGGTGGTGGTGCTCTCGCCGTTCGGGGCGCGGGTGCATGCTCCGTGGGCGATGGCCGTTGCGGCTCGATTGCGAGGCGAAGGCATCGAGGAAGTCGACTACATGTGGTCCGACGATGGCATCGTGTTCCGACTGCCTGAGTCGGATAGCCCCCCGCCGGCCGACTGGTTCGTACCGACGAGCGATCAAGTGGAAGACGAGGTCGCCCGCCAAGTCGGTTCGACCGCCCTGTTCGCCGCCCGGTTTCGCGAGAACGCTGCCCGGTCGCTGCTGCTGCCGCGGCGTCACCCGAAGCGTCGCATGCCGCTATGGCAACAACGCAGGCGGGCTGCTGATTTGCTGTCGGTCGCCGCCCAGTACCCAGCGTTTCCGTTGCTGCTCGAAACCTATCGCGAAGTACTTCGCGACGTGTTCGACCTGCCTGGGCTGGTCACCTTGCTGCGGCAAGTGGAGCGCCGCGAGATCACGGTGCACAGCGTCGTGAGTCATCAGGCCTCGCCGTTTGCTGGGTCGCTGCTGTTTACCTATACCGGCAACTTTGTTTACGAGGGAGACGTCCCGCTCGCCGAGCGGCGGGCGCAGGCCCTTACGCTCGACCACGCGCAACTTCGCGAGCTGCTCGGCACCGCCGACTTGCGAGAGCTGTTCGACGTGGAGGTGATTGCCGAGCTCGATCGCGAGCTGCAACAACTCACCAGACCGGTGATCCGTCATCCCGACGACGTGCACGACCTGCTGCTTCGGCTTGGTCCATTGCCGCTGGAAGAGCTGCAACTGCGCACCGATCCCGAGCAGGCAAGTTTGCTGAGTGAATGGATTACCGAGCTGAGCCAAGCTCGTCGGGTGATCGAGGTCCGCGTGGCAGGCACTCCGCAACTCGCGGCAGCCGAGGATGCGGGGCGGCTGCGGGATGCACTCGGGGTGAACCTGCCGGTCGGATTGCCGGCAGCTTTCCTCGAATCAGCGAGCGATCCGCTCGGCGATTTGGTCTCCCGACACGCCCGCACCCATGGACCTTTTACCGCAGCAGCAGTTGCTCAGCGGTTCGGCCTGGGCGAGGCTCCCATTCTCGGCGTGCTCAACAAGCTGGCCGACCGTGGTCGCTTGGTCGAGGGAGAGTTCCTGCCCGGCGGACGAGGCCGCGAATGGTGCGATGCCGAAGTACTGCGAACACTCAAACGCCGGAGCCTCGCTAAGCTTCGCAAGCAAGTCGAGGCGGTTCCCTCCGAGACGCTTGGCCGCTTCCTCCCCTCTTGGCATGGACTCGAAGCTCCTCGGCGCGGGCTGGATGGACTGCTCGACGCCATCGAGATCCTGCAAGGAGCACCGCTGCCAGCGAGCACGCTGGAGAGCGAGATTCTGCCCGCCCGGGTGCTCGACTACACTCCTGGCGACCTCGACGAGCTTTGCCTGGCGGGCGAAGTCGTGTGGCGAGGGTTCGATGCGCTCGGCTCCACCGATGGACGCATCGCGTTGTACCTGGCCGACCGCCTTCCGCTGCTCGCCCCTATGGTCACTGAAACCGAAGAACTATCTAACGATCCACTGGTGGCCCAGGTTCGCACTCTGCTTGCTGAGCGGGGAGCAATTTTCTTCGACGAATTATGCCGAGCCACCGCGGCGTTCCCGCCCGACCTGCTTTCCGCGTTGTGGCAACTGGTGTGGGCTGGCGAACTAACCAACGACACGCTGGCCCCTGTGCGGTCGCTGTCTCGCGGCCGCAGTGGCAACAGTCGCCAGAGTAGTTCGCGACGCCGGGGCCGGACGTTCCGCTCTCGGCGAGCCGCCCGACTGCCTGGCAGCGAAGGTCGCTGGTCGTTGTTACCACTTTCGACGGAGGGCTCCCCTTCGGCGACCGAACGCACCGTCGCGTTGGCCGAGCAGCTAGTCGCCCGCCATGGCGTGTTGACCAAGAACGCGGTCGCACGCGAATCGGTACCGGGCGGCTTTGCAGCGATCTATCCAGTGCTCAAGCAGATGGAAGAAGCCGGCAAAGTGCGACGAGGGTATTTTGTCGCAGGGCTCGGCGGGGCGCAGTTTGCCGCGCCGGGTGCGGACGACTCGGTGCGGCGGTGGGCCAAGACCGACCACGATACTCAAGACGATCGAGCGATTATGCTCGCGGCCACCGACCCAGCGAATCCCTACGGCGCTGCCCTACCCTGGCCGGCGCGCGACGAGGCAACCGGCCGTGCCAGTCGCACAGCAGGTGCTTCGGTGCTACTGTATCGCGGTCGGCTCGTGGGATTCATCAGCGCTGGCCGCTCGCAGCTCAACACCTACCTGCCCGACGACCCCGTCGACCGCGCGGCAACGCTCGATGCGATCGCCCAAGCACTGGTGGCAGCCGCTGCCGACAGCACGCCGATTTTGCTCAGCAAGATCGACGAACACCCGGTAGCCGCCAGCGAACTCGCTCCCGCCTTGAAATCGGCTGGGTTCGAATCGACTAGCCGCGGCATGCTGTATCGCGATACGCCGAAAACCAATTTGCCCCGCCGTTATCGCTAG